The genomic segment CGGCGATGGTCGAGATCATCGCCACCACGTCGCCGATCCGCGCGGCGGCCTCGGAGAGGTCGCGCACGAGGATCGCCGTCTGCCCGGCCTCGGCCACCGCGGCCTGCGCCAGGGAGGCCGAGCCATCGACCTGCCGGCCGATCTCCTGCACCGAGGCGCCGAGCTCCTCGGCCGCGGCGGCGACGGTGCCGACATTGGAGGCGGCCTCCTCGGCGGAGGCGGCCACCGTGCCGGATTGCCCGGCGGTCTGGCTGGCATTGGCGGTCAATTGCTGGGCGGTGGCCTGAAGCTCGGTCGCGGCGGCGGTCACGCCCGCAATGATGCCGCCCACAGCGCGCTGGAAGTCGTCGGCCAGGGCGCGCGCGGCGGCCCGCCGCTGCGCCTCGGCACCGGCGCGGGCGGCCTGCGTCTCCTCTTCCAGGGCGCGGGTGCGGAGCAGGTTGTCCTTGAACACCTGCACCGCCGCGGCCATGGCGCCGATCTCGTCGCCGCGTCCCCGCCCCGGTACGGCAATCGCCGCGTCGCCCGCCGCGAGCGCGCCCATCGCCCCGGTCATCCGCGTGATCGGCCGCGAGATCCCGAACCAGCCGAACAGGGCGGCGGCGAGCGCCGAGAGCAGGGTCACGGCCATGGCGATCCAGGCGGAGGCGGTGGCGGAGGCCGCGCTGCCGACGGCCCCCTCGGCGCTCTGCTTGGCACCCCGCTTGTTGAGGACGAGATTTTCCTGAAGCGCCTTGGTCGCGGATTGCGCGAGGCCCAGAGCCTCGGGCCCGGTGAGCAGGGCCAGCGCCTCGGCCCGCCGCCCCTCCCGCATCAGGGCGACGATCGCCTCGACCCGACCCGTATAGGTCGTCCAGGTCGAGGCGAAGCGCTCGTACAGGGCCCGCTCCTCGGGCGAGGCGATCAGCGGCTCGTAGGCGCGCCGCAGGGCTTCGAGGGCCGCCTGACTCGCCCGCACGCTCTTCTCGTTCTCGGCGAGCAGCTGGTCCGTCGGCGAGGCGGCGACGTAACGGTAGGTCTTCACCCGCTCGTCCCGCGTCGCGGTGCTAATGTCGCCGAGCAATCCCACCGAGGGCAGCCAATTGTCGGCGATGTCGCGGACTTCGTGATCGATGTTCGAGAGCTTGATGACGCTCATCCCGCCTTGGGCCGCAGCAACCACGGCCAGAAGGCTGAACGAGCCCGCCAGGGCAGCCTTGAGGGAAACGCGCATTATGGATCCGGGGGTGTGGTTGGCCTCTTGAGATGCCCCACCCTGCAACGCAATACTTAAGGTTCTCTCGATTTCTGCAAGAAAGTGCATGCGGCAGCCGGCGCCACCGGCTCGGATAGGCTGGCCGCCGTATCACGACGGCATGTCACCCGCGCCGATGGATGGCTTTCGGCGCCGGCTCCGCTCCGCCGGCGGCCCAACCCCTCTACCGGCTGCCCTCCGGCCGCTCCGACGAGCTCTCCTTCTCCGTCGTCGCCTCGGGCTGTCTCACGAATTCGGCGAGGTAGCCCTTCCACAGGCCCGCGAAGCGCAGGGATTGATGGCCGTGCGTCTCGGGCGAGGTCGGGACCAGCACGAAGCGGCCGTCCTTCACCCGCGCCAGCGCTGCGTTCATCACGTCGAGCTGGGGCGGGTTCAGCTCGTCGTCGGCGAAGTTCACCGCGAGCACCTTCGCGGTGATCTTTTCGAGGTCCGGCGAGGGGTCGTAATCGTAGGAGGAATCGAACCAGTACAGCCAGTCGTTGGCGTCGGCCTTGTTCTCGTAGCCGGCGATCATCTTGTCGTAGGCGGTGTCGGCCGCCGCGCGGGTCGGGGCCTGCTTTTGAAGGCCGAGCACGCTCTCGGTCATGATGTTGAAGATCGGCAGGATGCGGCCGAAGCTGCGCGGCTGCGCGGTGTACTCGCCG from the Methylorubrum extorquens genome contains:
- a CDS encoding putative methyl-accepting chemotaxis sensory transducer (Evidence 3 : Putative function from multiple computational evidences; Product type rc : receptor), which gives rise to MRVSLKAALAGSFSLLAVVAAAQGGMSVIKLSNIDHEVRDIADNWLPSVGLLGDISTATRDERVKTYRYVAASPTDQLLAENEKSVRASQAALEALRRAYEPLIASPEERALYERFASTWTTYTGRVEAIVALMREGRRAEALALLTGPEALGLAQSATKALQENLVLNKRGAKQSAEGAVGSAASATASAWIAMAVTLLSALAAALFGWFGISRPITRMTGAMGALAAGDAAIAVPGRGRGDEIGAMAAAVQVFKDNLLRTRALEEETQAARAGAEAQRRAAARALADDFQRAVGGIIAGVTAAATELQATAQQLTANASQTAGQSGTVAASAEEAASNVGTVAAAAEELGASVQEIGRQVDGSASLAQAAVAEAGQTAILVRDLSEAAARIGDVVAMISTIAGQTNLLALNATIEAARAGEAGRGFAVVAAEVKELANQTARATDEITGQIGRIQGATGQAVAAIDSISGRIREISGVATGIAAAVEEQGAATQEIVRNVAQAAGGTESVTRTIASVAGAAEETGAAAAQVLASATELSRQSEHLGAEVSRFLDTVRAA